In Sebaldella termitidis ATCC 33386, one DNA window encodes the following:
- a CDS encoding dihydrofolate reductase family protein, which yields MSVYFYGCITLDGYLADKDHNLDWLYQTGTIEETGYDNFYEKMDITIMGRKTFNEILHMENPHLVYHKTENYVFTHAKELAVNGFKPVSGNIAEFVKNISSTKNIWIIGGTQILAPLLDNDMVDKMIIQIAPVLLGAGIPLFTQKEVLKRFYLEELNQYGQFAELVYSKCRN from the coding sequence ATGAGTGTATATTTTTACGGTTGTATTACACTGGACGGATATCTCGCTGACAAAGACCATAATTTAGACTGGCTTTATCAGACAGGCACAATTGAAGAAACAGGCTATGACAATTTTTATGAGAAAATGGATATTACCATCATGGGCAGAAAGACATTCAATGAAATATTACATATGGAAAACCCTCATCTGGTTTATCATAAAACTGAAAATTATGTTTTTACACATGCAAAAGAACTGGCTGTTAATGGATTTAAGCCTGTTTCAGGTAATATTGCAGAGTTTGTAAAAAATATCAGCAGTACAAAAAATATCTGGATTATCGGAGGAACTCAAATATTAGCTCCATTACTGGATAATGATATGGTTGACAAAATGATAATACAAATTGCCCCTGTCCTTTTAGGCGCTGGTATACCTTTATTTACACAAAAAGAAGTTTTAAAACGGTTTTATCTTGAAGAATTGAATCAATACGGACAGTTTGCAGAATTAGTTTACAGCAAATGCAGAAACTAA
- the pstA gene encoding phosphate ABC transporter permease PstA, which yields MMEKMAIDNLRIRKLKDKIFKYLFFSCIIFCIVFLVLLLFGIIKQGIRWMSFDFLTNFPSKIRPQRAGVYPALLGSLWLVGLVGLITIPVGVGAAIYLEEYSNKKSKLYNFLEVNISNLAGVPAIVYGLLGLALFSRLKGFRGSILAGAVTLSLMVLPVVIVSSREAIKAVPGILREAAYGLGLTRWQMIKAVVLPYASPGIFTGIILSLSRALGEAAPLLVVGAASYVTRIPNGIMSRYTALPIQIYQWSGMPKKEFQELAATGIIVLLVILLSANTLAIVLRNKYQKERGE from the coding sequence ATGATGGAAAAAATGGCTATAGATAATTTAAGAATAAGAAAACTAAAAGATAAGATCTTTAAGTATCTGTTTTTCAGCTGTATTATATTCTGTATAGTTTTTCTGGTACTGCTGCTGTTTGGAATAATAAAGCAGGGGATAAGATGGATGAGCTTTGATTTTTTAACTAATTTTCCTTCAAAAATAAGACCGCAGCGTGCAGGTGTTTATCCCGCATTACTTGGAAGCTTATGGCTGGTAGGTCTTGTAGGATTGATAACAATACCGGTAGGGGTAGGAGCAGCAATATATCTGGAAGAGTATTCCAATAAAAAAAGTAAACTTTATAATTTTCTGGAAGTAAATATATCAAATCTTGCCGGAGTACCTGCTATAGTTTACGGTCTTTTGGGGCTTGCACTTTTTTCAAGGCTGAAAGGATTTCGCGGAAGCATACTTGCCGGAGCAGTAACATTATCTCTCATGGTTCTTCCGGTAGTAATAGTTTCTTCAAGAGAAGCCATAAAAGCAGTACCGGGGATATTAAGGGAGGCAGCATACGGTCTCGGGTTAACAAGATGGCAGATGATAAAAGCAGTTGTTCTTCCTTATGCTTCACCGGGAATATTCACTGGAATAATACTTTCTCTTTCCAGAGCACTGGGGGAAGCAGCACCTTTACTGGTAGTCGGTGCAGCATCATATGTAACGAGAATACCTAACGGCATAATGTCAAGGTATACAGCACTTCCGATACAGATATACCAATGGTCGGGAATGCCGAAAAAAGAATTTCAGGAGCTTGCAGCTACAGGAATAATAGTGCTTCTGGTTATTCTTCTTTCTGCCAATACACTGGCAATAGTTTTGAGAAATAAGTATCAGAAAGAAAGAGGAGAATAA
- a CDS encoding PstC family ABC transporter permease codes for MENKYLKENIVKVILFIFAFISVITTAAIVASLFLESVPFFNGERLKQLFSYGELWDPRGEKYYVLPLVVGTMMIVVFSCLFAIPLGLGSAIYLSEYANPKTRNILKPVLEILAGIPSVVYGFFALFYITPFLKKNISWLAKAALIFLVLFSLYMMIKCVKGFIDKDFIRTKIIFGILFLIFLVLFLYLAFNFVGFFKETSNLRVDTFNVLSSSFAVGIMITPLVASISEDALKAVPKTMREGSLGLGATKFETVWNVTIPAAISGIVSSFILAISRAVGETMVVAMAAGAKPVLNFNPLGQVQTMTGYMVNKSFGEVMVGSLEFQTIFVVGLILFFMTFLLNVIAKTVVLKFREEY; via the coding sequence ATGGAAAATAAATACTTAAAAGAAAATATAGTAAAGGTAATATTATTTATTTTTGCTTTTATATCCGTAATAACAACAGCTGCCATTGTTGCCAGTTTATTTTTGGAGTCAGTACCGTTTTTTAACGGAGAGAGACTAAAGCAGCTTTTTTCTTATGGTGAACTATGGGATCCGAGAGGAGAAAAATATTATGTACTTCCTCTTGTAGTGGGAACAATGATGATAGTGGTGTTTTCATGCTTGTTTGCCATTCCCCTGGGCTTGGGAAGTGCAATATATCTGAGTGAGTATGCCAACCCAAAAACAAGAAATATACTAAAGCCTGTATTGGAAATACTGGCAGGAATACCATCAGTAGTGTATGGCTTTTTTGCTTTGTTTTATATAACGCCTTTTTTAAAGAAAAATATTTCATGGCTGGCAAAAGCAGCACTTATTTTTCTTGTACTTTTCTCCTTATACATGATGATAAAATGTGTAAAAGGATTTATTGATAAAGATTTTATCAGAACAAAAATAATTTTCGGGATATTATTTTTGATTTTTTTAGTCCTTTTTTTGTATCTTGCATTTAATTTTGTGGGATTTTTTAAAGAAACATCAAATCTGAGAGTGGATACATTTAATGTCTTAAGCTCGAGCTTTGCCGTCGGTATAATGATAACACCTCTGGTAGCGTCAATAAGTGAAGATGCACTAAAAGCGGTACCCAAAACAATGAGGGAAGGTTCATTGGGATTAGGGGCAACTAAGTTTGAAACGGTATGGAATGTAACGATTCCGGCAGCAATTTCGGGAATAGTTTCTTCTTTTATTCTGGCGATTTCCAGAGCCGTGGGAGAAACAATGGTAGTTGCAATGGCAGCCGGAGCAAAGCCTGTTTTGAATTTCAATCCTCTAGGACAGGTTCAGACAATGACCGGTTATATGGTAAATAAAAGTTTTGGAGAAGTAATGGTAGGCAGCCTGGAATTTCAGACAATATTCGTAGTAGGATTAATTCTGTTTTTCATGACATTTCTGCTTAATGTTATAGCTAAAACGGTAGTTCTGAAATTTAGGGAGGAATATTAA
- a CDS encoding PstS family phosphate ABC transporter substrate-binding protein, with translation MKKIFALMLISLGLLVSCGGGEGESSGLGGEVIIDGSSTVAPITEAVAEEFRNVESGVNVSVGISGTGGGFKKFTVGELDISNASREMKPEEKALAEKNNIEFTEIQVGKDGITMVVNKENTWAQDLTTDELKKIWSEGSTIKTWKDVRPEWPDTPIKLYAPDEDSGTYDYFIEAILGKNKIRKDYTPSSDDNVLVQGVEGDKGSLGFFGFAYYEENADKLTALKINGIEPTPETVQNGTYKPLSRPIFIFVNNKSYAEKPQVKAFVQFYLDKVSDLAREVGYIPLDDYSAEKAKLK, from the coding sequence ATGAAAAAGATTTTTGCTTTAATGTTAATTTCACTGGGTCTTTTAGTTTCTTGCGGAGGCGGAGAAGGTGAATCATCAGGACTCGGCGGTGAAGTAATAATAGACGGATCATCTACAGTAGCACCTATTACAGAGGCTGTAGCGGAAGAGTTTAGAAATGTAGAATCTGGTGTAAATGTTTCTGTAGGAATATCAGGTACCGGCGGAGGATTTAAAAAGTTTACAGTCGGGGAACTGGATATCAGCAATGCTTCAAGAGAAATGAAGCCGGAAGAAAAAGCACTGGCTGAAAAGAATAACATTGAATTCACAGAAATCCAGGTAGGAAAAGACGGAATTACAATGGTTGTAAATAAAGAAAATACTTGGGCACAGGATTTAACAACAGATGAGTTAAAGAAAATCTGGTCTGAAGGAAGCACAATAAAGACATGGAAGGATGTAAGACCTGAATGGCCTGATACACCTATAAAATTATATGCTCCAGATGAAGATTCGGGAACTTATGATTACTTTATAGAAGCGATACTTGGAAAAAATAAAATAAGAAAAGATTATACACCAAGCTCTGATGATAATGTATTGGTACAGGGCGTGGAGGGAGATAAAGGATCACTCGGGTTCTTCGGATTTGCTTACTATGAGGAGAATGCAGATAAGTTAACAGCTTTGAAAATAAACGGTATCGAGCCTACCCCTGAGACAGTACAGAATGGTACATATAAGCCGTTATCAAGACCAATATTTATTTTTGTAAATAATAAGTCTTATGCAGAAAAACCACAGGTAAAAGCTTTTGTACAGTTTTATCTTGATAAGGTATCAGATCTTGCCAGAGAAGTAGGATATATACCGCTGGATGATTACTCGGCAGAAAAAGCAAAATTGAAATAA
- a CDS encoding helix-hairpin-helix domain-containing protein: MKLKITVFLIVLVLAGNVLKIFISDNIKTKVEIDESGLTMKQKEYSQDYDKMDINRSEYEDLITAGFSKSQAEKISVYKEFAGDVFSINELSAIKGFGKAGMEKAEKLLYVSREEKVRNRHNINKLDEDTLKLTGFTNKEIKIILPVIKKKKIRSNIELIELIGSDRYTEIESRLKYYD; the protein is encoded by the coding sequence ATGAAACTGAAAATTACAGTTTTTTTAATAGTCCTTGTATTGGCAGGAAATGTACTGAAAATATTCATAAGTGACAATATTAAGACAAAAGTGGAGATAGATGAATCGGGACTGACTATGAAGCAGAAAGAATACAGTCAGGATTATGATAAAATGGATATAAACAGGTCTGAATATGAAGATCTTATTACAGCAGGATTCAGCAAGTCACAGGCAGAAAAAATATCTGTATATAAAGAGTTCGCTGGTGATGTTTTTTCAATTAACGAGCTGTCGGCAATAAAAGGTTTTGGTAAGGCAGGAATGGAAAAAGCAGAGAAGCTTTTATATGTTTCACGTGAAGAAAAGGTAAGAAACCGACACAATATCAATAAATTGGATGAAGATACCCTGAAGCTTACAGGTTTTACAAATAAAGAAATAAAAATAATACTGCCTGTAATAAAAAAGAAGAAAATCAGGTCTAATATAGAATTGATAGAATTAATAGGCTCTGACAGATATACAGAAATAGAAAGCAGACTAAAATATTATGATTAA
- a CDS encoding DUF421 domain-containing protein: MAYEYLKIAFSTTVVYFFIILALRLFGKKELAQLTTVDLVFILLISNAVQNAMVGPNSTLSGGITAAITLFIWNYLLKLLLYRSRKLDDAIQGKPILLIYKGYVNEENLRKTRITFEELYEAVREHGVKEVKEVDLAMLERDGNISVLSDSFSKKTLKKRKSHRAVKQNTE; encoded by the coding sequence ATGGCTTATGAATATTTGAAAATAGCGTTTAGCACAACTGTAGTATATTTTTTTATTATTCTGGCTTTAAGGCTTTTTGGGAAAAAAGAACTGGCACAGCTGACAACAGTAGATCTGGTTTTTATTCTGCTGATAAGCAATGCTGTTCAAAATGCAATGGTAGGGCCTAACAGTACTTTAAGCGGAGGTATAACAGCAGCAATTACACTTTTTATATGGAATTATCTTTTGAAATTGCTTCTGTACAGATCTAGGAAGCTGGATGATGCAATACAGGGAAAACCGATTCTTCTTATATATAAAGGTTATGTAAATGAGGAAAATCTGAGAAAAACCAGAATAACATTTGAAGAGTTATATGAAGCAGTGAGAGAGCATGGTGTGAAAGAAGTAAAGGAAGTGGATCTGGCTATGCTTGAAAGAGATGGAAATATAAGTGTGCTGTCAGACTCATTCAGCAAAAAAACACTAAAAAAGAGAAAAAGTCATAGGGCAGTAAAGCAAAATACAGAATAA
- a CDS encoding DUF819 domain-containing protein — protein MNSLIGESNYWVLWTVIIGWAAVSIVLEQKYKWAAKITGAIIALLGAMLLANFKIIPTSSPVYDTVWDYVIPVAIPLLLFKADIRKIYKESGRMFGMFNISAIGTVLGAFIATFVFGAFVPHLYKIAGMITGSYIGGGVNFVAMTAAFNAPENITNATIVADNMVMALYFLIVMNLASSKFLIKKFGLESGENSSENTGAADYWKGKEISLKDIAVSLAVAFFIACISNMAAGYFKTVIPKDNTVMEIINTIFGNMYLIMTTLTLILATVFSKFFNKINGSDEIGTFLIYLFFVVLGIPASIMEILKHGAVLFPFCLLIVIVNLLFSLFVGKLFKFKLDEILLSTNAAIGGPTTAAAMAIAKGWNTLIIPVMLSGIWGYILGNYMGVIVGNILKYTVG, from the coding sequence ATGAATTCTTTAATTGGAGAAAGTAACTATTGGGTTTTATGGACTGTAATAATAGGCTGGGCAGCAGTAAGTATAGTACTTGAACAAAAGTATAAATGGGCCGCTAAAATAACAGGGGCGATTATAGCACTGCTGGGAGCGATGCTTCTGGCAAATTTTAAAATAATACCTACATCAAGTCCGGTATATGATACAGTATGGGATTATGTAATTCCTGTGGCTATTCCGCTGCTGCTGTTCAAAGCAGATATAAGAAAAATTTATAAAGAAAGCGGAAGAATGTTTGGAATGTTTAATATTTCCGCAATAGGGACAGTTCTGGGAGCTTTTATAGCAACATTTGTATTTGGGGCCTTTGTTCCGCATCTTTATAAAATAGCCGGAATGATAACGGGAAGCTATATTGGTGGAGGAGTGAATTTCGTAGCAATGACAGCCGCTTTTAATGCACCTGAAAATATAACAAATGCCACAATTGTTGCTGATAACATGGTAATGGCGCTTTATTTTCTTATAGTAATGAATCTGGCATCGTCAAAATTCCTGATAAAAAAATTCGGACTGGAAAGCGGAGAAAACAGCAGTGAAAATACAGGAGCAGCAGATTACTGGAAGGGAAAGGAAATTTCCCTGAAAGATATAGCAGTATCACTTGCGGTTGCTTTTTTTATAGCATGTATTTCCAATATGGCTGCCGGATATTTTAAAACAGTTATACCAAAAGATAATACAGTCATGGAAATAATAAATACTATTTTTGGAAATATGTATTTGATAATGACAACACTGACACTTATTCTGGCTACTGTATTTTCAAAATTTTTCAATAAAATAAACGGTTCAGATGAAATAGGGACTTTCTTAATATATTTATTTTTTGTAGTTCTGGGAATACCTGCTTCAATAATGGAAATATTAAAACACGGAGCTGTGTTATTTCCGTTCTGTCTGCTTATTGTAATAGTAAATCTTTTATTTTCACTGTTTGTGGGAAAACTGTTCAAATTCAAACTGGATGAAATATTACTTTCTACCAATGCAGCAATAGGAGGTCCGACCACAGCTGCGGCTATGGCAATAGCCAAAGGATGGAATACACTTATTATACCGGTTATGCTTTCTGGTATATGGGGATATATTCTGGGAAATTATATGGGAGTAATTGTAGGAAACATACTTAAGTATACTGTAGGGTAA
- a CDS encoding 4Fe-4S dicluster domain-containing protein: MADNWYPIIKGNCTRCKQCIEKCPIQNMTLVNNQITINNGFECPDGCEDCKDICEYSAVSYYDGTDESIMNAFGGECHCHNHK, encoded by the coding sequence ATGGCAGATAATTGGTATCCTATAATAAAAGGAAATTGTACAAGATGTAAACAATGTATAGAAAAATGTCCTATACAGAATATGACGCTGGTAAATAATCAGATAACTATAAACAATGGATTTGAGTGTCCTGACGGGTGTGAAGACTGTAAAGATATATGTGAATATAGTGCAGTTTCATATTATGACGGAACTGATGAAAGCATAATGAATGCTTTCGGCGGAGAATGCCATTGTCATAATCATAAATAA
- a CDS encoding coproporphyrinogen III oxidase, giving the protein MVKSNIKMNPGKLTEFIRILVPEAEEEAVKIEGMEDDEKCTVITSNGKKTVEFSYEKISDSFDDQLDVMARISLLKLYDKDYKWGSLIGVRPTKIVHKFFDSGFNLHYIESILTDFYQVSREKAELLIEIAKRELKYMENRTIGIYIGIAYCPSRCSYCSFPSYLKEGKYLERFEEYYNTLLYEIREIGKLVKELGLEVNTIYVGGGTPSILSKEEMEKMLRVINQNYDIGKLKEFSYELGRIDTIDEEKLEVLKNWNVDRISINPQTFNMKTLKEVNRYHDQEKFDRIFNEAKRMGFIVNMDLILGLPGETTDDILYTLQKAGTYNMDNLTIHNLAIKKTSGLNKDNYLLAKNLNYKKIYGNIYKITREKGLYPYYMYRQKNSFEWGENIGYSLQDKESVYNIETIEENKTIIGIGAGAVTKLITGDIRNRTIERLINPKDPLMWIDELEERLKKKKERIREAVNGR; this is encoded by the coding sequence ATGGTAAAATCAAATATAAAAATGAATCCGGGAAAGCTTACAGAATTCATAAGGATACTGGTACCTGAAGCTGAAGAGGAAGCAGTAAAGATAGAGGGTATGGAGGATGATGAAAAATGCACAGTAATAACTTCAAACGGAAAAAAAACCGTGGAGTTTTCATATGAAAAAATAAGCGATTCTTTTGATGACCAGCTGGATGTGATGGCGAGGATTTCACTGCTGAAATTATATGATAAGGATTATAAATGGGGGTCCCTTATAGGAGTGCGTCCTACCAAAATAGTACATAAATTCTTTGATTCAGGTTTTAATCTTCATTATATAGAAAGTATACTGACGGATTTTTATCAGGTGAGCAGGGAAAAAGCAGAACTTCTTATAGAAATCGCCAAGCGTGAACTGAAATATATGGAAAACAGGACAATAGGGATTTATATAGGGATAGCATACTGTCCGAGCAGATGCTCTTACTGCTCGTTTCCTTCATATCTTAAAGAAGGAAAGTATCTGGAAAGATTTGAGGAATATTATAATACACTGTTATATGAAATAAGAGAGATAGGAAAGCTGGTAAAAGAACTGGGTCTTGAGGTAAATACCATATATGTGGGCGGAGGAACCCCGTCTATACTCTCAAAGGAAGAAATGGAAAAAATGCTGAGAGTAATAAATCAGAATTATGACATAGGCAAACTGAAAGAGTTTTCATATGAGCTGGGAAGAATAGATACAATAGATGAAGAAAAACTTGAGGTTTTGAAAAACTGGAATGTAGACAGAATAAGTATAAATCCTCAGACCTTTAATATGAAAACTCTGAAAGAGGTAAACCGGTACCATGATCAGGAAAAATTTGACCGTATATTTAATGAGGCAAAAAGAATGGGGTTTATAGTAAATATGGATCTGATATTGGGTCTTCCCGGAGAAACTACAGATGATATACTTTACACTTTACAAAAAGCCGGAACCTACAATATGGATAATCTTACAATACATAATCTTGCCATAAAGAAAACAAGCGGACTAAATAAAGATAACTATCTGCTTGCAAAAAATCTGAATTACAAAAAAATTTACGGTAACATATATAAAATAACCAGAGAAAAAGGACTTTATCCTTATTATATGTATAGACAGAAAAACAGCTTTGAATGGGGAGAAAATATAGGCTATTCATTACAGGATAAAGAATCTGTTTATAATATAGAGACTATAGAAGAAAATAAGACAATTATCGGAATAGGTGCAGGTGCAGTAACTAAGCTGATAACCGGCGATATAAGAAACAGAACAATAGAAAGACTTATTAATCCTAAAGATCCGCTGATGTGGATAGATGAGCTGGAAGAGAGACTGAAAAAGAAAAAAGAGAGAATAAGGGAGGCAGTTAATGGCAGATAA
- a CDS encoding undecaprenyl-diphosphate phosphatase yields MILDIIKVFILSLVEGLTEFIPVSSTGHMIIVDHFIKLSSNKEFTDSFLIIIQLGAILSVLVYYFPRLWPFSNDKEKNKDIWNMWIKIAVAVLPAVVLGQLFDDILEEKFFNPFTVSLMLIIYGVILIIIESSKKVKVKTKTIQELSFKTAVGIGFFQCLAMIPGTSRSAATIIGGVLLGLERVLATEFSFFLAIPTMFGASFYKIMKSGFNLSGYEVFLIALGFVLSFIISYIVIKLFLDYIKKHDFKVFGYYRIILGIVMLAFMFMTK; encoded by the coding sequence ATGATTTTAGACATAATAAAAGTTTTTATTCTGAGCCTTGTGGAAGGTCTTACGGAATTTATTCCGGTAAGCAGTACAGGGCATATGATAATCGTGGATCATTTTATAAAGTTATCTTCAAATAAAGAATTTACTGATTCATTTTTGATAATAATACAGCTTGGAGCAATATTATCAGTACTTGTATATTATTTTCCCAGATTATGGCCCTTTTCAAATGACAAGGAAAAAAACAAGGACATATGGAATATGTGGATAAAAATAGCAGTAGCAGTATTGCCGGCAGTAGTTCTCGGACAGTTATTCGATGATATTTTGGAAGAAAAGTTTTTTAATCCTTTTACTGTATCCTTAATGCTTATTATTTACGGTGTTATTCTTATAATTATAGAAAGCAGCAAAAAAGTAAAGGTAAAAACTAAAACTATACAGGAGCTCAGCTTTAAGACAGCTGTGGGAATAGGATTTTTCCAATGTCTGGCGATGATACCGGGAACATCAAGATCAGCAGCTACCATAATAGGAGGAGTTCTTCTGGGACTGGAAAGAGTCTTGGCAACAGAGTTCTCATTTTTTCTTGCAATTCCGACGATGTTCGGGGCAAGCTTCTATAAGATAATGAAATCAGGGTTTAATCTTTCGGGATATGAGGTATTCCTCATAGCTCTTGGATTTGTTTTGTCATTTATTATATCTTATATAGTAATAAAGCTCTTTCTTGATTACATAAAAAAGCATGATTTTAAAGTTTTCGGATATTATAGAATAATATTGGGAATAGTGATGCTGGCATTCATGTTTATGACTAAGTAA
- a CDS encoding DUF4240 domain-containing protein, whose amino-acid sequence MTKESYWKLIDLFREKSGNDLNFFHEFGHEHISKLDQKERIEFYLYTGKYLESINECVWLDMACKAINGYVSDDTSLYFNLWMIAQGKEVLLNALRDPDSLSELEYIPFMGLPDLDKYINMELFDGEDEEYFSESEMLGELSPDILEELSRETYGEGAQFENLASMGLLEEDYDLIAYSGEYYDSGIPHTDDNDEKVKLSKEQIKEIEEDIVFMDDSKYGDYDSFEDAMDDLENVVPKLLKRRKDLGLELDLF is encoded by the coding sequence ATGACAAAGGAATCATATTGGAAATTAATTGATCTTTTCAGGGAAAAAAGCGGTAATGACTTAAATTTCTTCCACGAGTTCGGACATGAGCATATTTCAAAGCTTGATCAAAAAGAAAGAATAGAGTTTTATCTGTATACCGGAAAATATCTGGAAAGTATCAATGAATGCGTATGGCTGGATATGGCCTGTAAAGCAATAAACGGATATGTCAGTGATGATACTTCTCTTTATTTTAATCTATGGATGATTGCCCAGGGAAAAGAAGTGCTGCTCAATGCTTTGAGAGACCCTGATTCGCTGTCGGAGCTGGAATATATTCCTTTTATGGGGCTGCCTGATTTGGATAAATATATTAATATGGAGCTTTTTGACGGGGAAGATGAGGAGTATTTCTCTGAATCTGAAATGCTGGGAGAATTATCACCGGATATTCTGGAAGAATTAAGCAGGGAGACGTATGGCGAGGGTGCCCAGTTTGAAAATCTTGCTTCTATGGGACTTCTGGAGGAGGATTATGATTTGATTGCATACAGCGGGGAATATTACGATTCGGGAATTCCTCATACAGATGATAATGATGAAAAAGTGAAGCTGTCAAAGGAGCAGATAAAAGAGATAGAAGAAGATATCGTATTTATGGATGATTCCAAATATGGAGATTACGACTCGTTTGAAGATGCAATGGATGATCTGGAGAATGTGGTTCCAAAGCTTTTGAAGAGAAGAAAGGATTTGGGGCTGGAACTGGATTTGTTTTAA
- a CDS encoding toxin-antitoxin system YwqK family antitoxin, with protein sequence MKFLVYFFISISLISSTEIDFFSIKIEKGKNKERVYSSDGKILDKAISIINFPEELSIASKEGYNISGLCDTENINITKISKIDVEFKNGISTQNIKCYNRKNILFFESEILENNFLRISKYDINGILDQKKLYNDNIIEFYSYYDNGQILKEGNFKNHKKEGTWKEYYKDGSLKSVTEFKKDRIINIVKY encoded by the coding sequence ATGAAGTTTTTGGTATATTTTTTTATTTCTATTTCTTTGATATCTTCAACTGAAATAGATTTTTTTAGTATTAAAATCGAAAAAGGGAAAAATAAAGAGAGAGTATACAGCTCAGACGGGAAAATCTTGGATAAAGCAATAAGCATAATAAATTTCCCCGAAGAATTAAGTATAGCATCAAAAGAAGGGTATAATATTTCCGGTTTATGCGATACAGAAAACATAAATATCACTAAAATATCAAAAATTGACGTGGAATTCAAAAACGGTATTTCTACACAAAATATAAAATGCTATAACAGAAAGAATATTTTATTTTTTGAAAGTGAAATATTGGAAAATAATTTCCTCAGAATATCAAAATATGATATAAACGGAATATTGGATCAAAAAAAGCTATATAATGATAATATTATTGAATTTTATTCATATTATGATAACGGTCAGATATTAAAGGAAGGAAACTTTAAAAACCATAAAAAAGAAGGCACATGGAAGGAATATTACAAAGACGGAAGTTTAAAAAGCGTAACAGAGTTTAAAAAAGACAGAATTATAAATATTGTAAAGTATTAA